Proteins encoded together in one Balearica regulorum gibbericeps isolate bBalReg1 chromosome 3, bBalReg1.pri, whole genome shotgun sequence window:
- the CENPQ gene encoding centromere protein Q isoform X2: MKRHHASSGKMGETTGGGPAKKTFKSQNQQGSSSKKKGTDEEGRKQGQKRKVTQTVKRKAKEHGDYSPPGEKGSSKKVKLTSTKIGSWQTLSESTRQFLETVMDSAILSVLCQQSERKGDVQKHLNLLKEKVLRFFKTLKVPPGKLGNLKNVPGLQMAEKQMLETNEESLVQLQEEINEAERSAEHIEETIQQLQYKIQVLKNQLEEDEKKARKVFQENGSGALHLPELPKRSLQAPTLQEEILKIKNQKGLLKDMNTIQQSADMKNMLTLIEKIYEKVDFL; this comes from the exons ATGAAACGCCACCACGCATCCTCCGGTAAGATGGGGGAGACCACTGGTGGAGgaccagcaaaaaaaacctttaaatcACAAAATCAGCAAGGGTCTTCCagcaaaaaaaagggaacagatgaagaaggaagaaaacaaggtcaaaaaagaaag GTCACTCAGACAGTCAAAAGGAAAGCTAAGGAACACGGAGACTATTCCCCTCCAG GAGAAAAAGGTTCTTCAAAGAAGGTGAAGCTAACCAGCACTAAAATAGGATCTTGGCAGACTCTCTCAGAGAGCACTAGGCAGTTTCTGGAAACTGTAATGGATTCAGCAATTCT atcTGTTTTGTGCCAACAAAGTGAGAGAAAAGGTGATGTTCAGAAGCATCTCaatttactgaaagaaaa GGTGCTGAGATTTTTCAAGACTTTAAAGGTGCCTCCAGGGAAGCTGGGCAACCTGAAGAATGTCCCAGGCCTTCAAATGGCAGAGAAACAAATGCTTGAGACAAATGAAGAGTCTTTGGTACAATTGCAG gaagaaataaatgaagctgAGCGATCAGCAGAACACATTGAAGAAACTATACAACAGCTGCAGTACAAAATCCAGGTGCTCAAGAACCAGTtagaggaagatgaaaaaaaggcCAGGAAG GTATTCCAGGAAAATGGCAGTGGAGCACTCCACCTTCCAGAACTCCCCAAGCGCAGTTTACAGGCACCCACTTTGCAG gaagaaattttgaagataaaaaatcagaaaggccTTTTAAAGGATATGAACACTATTCAGCAGTCAGCTGACATGAAGAACATGTTAACCCTCATTGAAAAGATCTATGAGAAGGTAGACTTCCTCTGA
- the CENPQ gene encoding centromere protein Q isoform X1, whose translation MKRHHASSGKMGETTGGGPAKKTFKSQNQQGSSSKKKGTDEEGRKQGQKRKQVTQTVKRKAKEHGDYSPPGEKGSSKKVKLTSTKIGSWQTLSESTRQFLETVMDSAILSVLCQQSERKGDVQKHLNLLKEKVLRFFKTLKVPPGKLGNLKNVPGLQMAEKQMLETNEESLVQLQEEINEAERSAEHIEETIQQLQYKIQVLKNQLEEDEKKARKVFQENGSGALHLPELPKRSLQAPTLQEEILKIKNQKGLLKDMNTIQQSADMKNMLTLIEKIYEKVDFL comes from the exons ATGAAACGCCACCACGCATCCTCCGGTAAGATGGGGGAGACCACTGGTGGAGgaccagcaaaaaaaacctttaaatcACAAAATCAGCAAGGGTCTTCCagcaaaaaaaagggaacagatgaagaaggaagaaaacaaggtcaaaaaagaaag cagGTCACTCAGACAGTCAAAAGGAAAGCTAAGGAACACGGAGACTATTCCCCTCCAG GAGAAAAAGGTTCTTCAAAGAAGGTGAAGCTAACCAGCACTAAAATAGGATCTTGGCAGACTCTCTCAGAGAGCACTAGGCAGTTTCTGGAAACTGTAATGGATTCAGCAATTCT atcTGTTTTGTGCCAACAAAGTGAGAGAAAAGGTGATGTTCAGAAGCATCTCaatttactgaaagaaaa GGTGCTGAGATTTTTCAAGACTTTAAAGGTGCCTCCAGGGAAGCTGGGCAACCTGAAGAATGTCCCAGGCCTTCAAATGGCAGAGAAACAAATGCTTGAGACAAATGAAGAGTCTTTGGTACAATTGCAG gaagaaataaatgaagctgAGCGATCAGCAGAACACATTGAAGAAACTATACAACAGCTGCAGTACAAAATCCAGGTGCTCAAGAACCAGTtagaggaagatgaaaaaaaggcCAGGAAG GTATTCCAGGAAAATGGCAGTGGAGCACTCCACCTTCCAGAACTCCCCAAGCGCAGTTTACAGGCACCCACTTTGCAG gaagaaattttgaagataaaaaatcagaaaggccTTTTAAAGGATATGAACACTATTCAGCAGTCAGCTGACATGAAGAACATGTTAACCCTCATTGAAAAGATCTATGAGAAGGTAGACTTCCTCTGA